From Apium graveolens cultivar Ventura chromosome 9, ASM990537v1, whole genome shotgun sequence, the proteins below share one genomic window:
- the LOC141684372 gene encoding tubulin alpha-1 chain-like: MREIISIHIGQAGIQVGNSCWELYCLEHGIQPDGNMPSDNTVGVEHDAFNTFFSETGAGKHVPRAIFLDLEPTVIDEIRTGTYRQLFHPEQLISGKEDAANNFARGHYTVGKEIVDLCLDRVRKLADNCTGLQGFLVSNAVGGGTGSGLGSLLLERLSVDYGKKSKLGFTIYPSPQVSTAVVEPYNSVLSTHSLLEHTDVAVLLDNEAIYDICRKSLDIERPTYNNLNRLISQVISSLTTSLRFDGAINVDITEFQTNLVPYPRIHFMLSSYAPVISAEKAYHEQLSVPEITNAVFEPSSMMAKCDPRHGKYMACCLMYRGDVVPKDVNAAVATIKTKRTVQFVDWCPTGFKCGINYQAPAVVPGGDLAKVQRAVCMISNNTAVAEVFSRIDHKFDLMYSKRAFVHWYVGEGMEEGEFSEAREDLAALEKDYEEVGAEGVDDEDDGEDY; the protein is encoded by the exons ATGAGAGAGATTATAAGCATACACATAGGTCAGGCCGGAATTCAAGTCGGAAATTCATGTTGGGAGCTCTATTGTCTCGAACATGGCATTCAGCCCGATGGCAATATGCCTAG TGACAATACAGTGGGGGTTGAACATGATGCTTTCAATACATTCTTCAGCGAGACAGGTGCTGGAAAGCATGTTCCCAGAGCTATATTTCTTGATCTTGAACCAACAGTCATTGATGAAATCAGGACAGGAACATATCGTCAGCTGTTCCATCCTGAACAACTTATTTCTGGAAAGGAAGATGCTGCAAACAATTTCGCTAGGGGGCATTATACAG TTGGGAAGGAAATTGTAGACTTGTGTCTTGACCGAGTGAGGAAATTAGCAGATAACTGCACGGGTCTACAGGGTTTTTTGGTGTCTAATGCTGTTGGTGGTGGCACGGGTTCTGGTCTAGGGTCTTTATTATTGGAACGCCTATCAGTTGACTATGGAAAGAAATCCAAGCTTGGTTTCACCATTTATCCATCTCCTCAG GTTTCAACTGCAGTTGTCGAGCCATACAACAGTGTGCTATCTACTCATTCTCTTCTCGAGCACACGGATGTCGCTGTGCTTTTGGATAATGAAGCCATTTATGATATATGCCGGAAATCCCTAGATATCGAGCGACCTACATATAATAATTTGAACCGGTTGATTTCTCAAGTCATATCTTCTTTGACTACTTCATTGAGGTTTGATGGAGCCATTAATGTTGATATTACAGAGTTCCAGACCAATCTTGTACCATATCCTCGAATTCATTTTATGCTTTCGTCATATGCTCCTGTGATTTCTGCTGAAAAAGCATATCATGAGCAGTTATCAGTTCCGGAAATCACAAATGCAGTGTTTGAGCCATCAAGCATGATGGCAAAATGTGATCCAAGGCATGGGAAATATATGGCGTGCTGCTTGATGTACCGAGGAGATGTTGTCCCTAAGGATGTCAATGCTGCTGTTGCCACCATCAAAACCAAACGAACTGTTCAGTTTGTCGACTG GTGCCCAACTGGATTCAAATGTGGAATCAATTACCAAGCACCAGCAGTGGTGCCTGGCGGTGATCTTGCCAAGGTGCAGCGTGCTGTCTGCATGATAAGCAACAATACAGCAGTAGCTGAAGTGTTCTCACGCATTGATCACAAATTCGATCTCATGTACTCCAAAAGAGCATTTGTTCACTGGTATGTAGGTGAAGGTATGGAAGAAGGAGAGTTCTCTGAAGCCCGTGAAGATCTTGCTGCTCTCGAGAAAGATTACGAGGAAGTAGGTGCGGAAGGTGTTGATGACGAAGACGATGGTGAAGACTATTGA
- the LOC141684369 gene encoding DExH-box ATP-dependent RNA helicase DExH18, mitochondrial, giving the protein MATASATKFIRLCSSKSSLFRPASLFIPSFYSRFYLSSSFNCRFPNSPVSQPTQLNDLPFCDNYVKLGFSLLQRQSFSSSGQNDQPKSGLDVGHDVELECSVFKKEPFSSLVENDESSSDLDVGDGIELECSVLEKEPSSLLGENDKSSSDLVVGDGVGSEGNGKTSKQLGNVAFRDPLEIYKELRNAQKTYKQIREEWDMLNEIFACFSRSGWASNQALAVYIGSAFFPTAAQKFRGFFLKRCQDDVVKFLVSLGPGHEAERFLFPIFVEFCLDEFPNEIKLFKGMIEYADLTKPHTWFPFARAMKRKIVYHCGPTNSGKTYNALQRFMEANTGIYCSPLRLLAMEVFDKVNAAGVYCSLLTGQEKKKVPFSNHVACTVEMASTEQLYEVAVIDEIQMLADSHRGYAWTRAFLGLKADEIHLCGDPSVLNIVRKICSETGDELVEQRYERFKKLVVEAKTLLGDLRNVRSGDCVVAFSRREIFEVKLAIEKYTKHRCCVIYGALPPETRRMQANLFNDQDNEYDILVASDAVGMGLNLNIRRVVFYTLSKYNGDKVVPVVASQVKQIAGRAGRRGSLYPDGLTTTLHLDDLDYLISCLQKPFDVVTKIGLFPFFEQVELFAGQLPKITFPKLLEKFSESCRMDGSYFLCNHTSIKKVANMLEKVQGISLEDRFNFCFAPVNIRDPKAMYHLLRYASSFAKNLPVGIAMGMPRCSARNDTELLDLETKHQVLSMYLWLSNHFNEETFPYVKKAQDMATDIADLLGQSLLNANWKPETRNAGKRKPQEKKENKDGYERPRSLVMSKEKKGHEMNLESRENIAA; this is encoded by the exons ATGGCAACTGCCTCTGCAACCAAGTTTATTCGTCTCTGTTCTTCCAAATCTTCTCTTTTTAGGCCTGCTTCTCTTTTTATTCCCTCTTTTTATTCCCGATTTTATCTTTCATCTTCGTTTAATTGTCGATTTCCAAATTCCCCTGTTTCTCAACCAACACAGTTAAATGATCTGCCCTTTTGTGATAATTATGTCAAGTTGGGGTTTAGTTTGTTGCAAAGGCAATCCTTTTCGTCGTCGGGCCAAAATGATCAGCCTAAATCTGGTTTAGATGTGGGTCATGATGTGGAACTGGAGTGCAGTGTCTTCAAAAAGGAACCCTTTTCGTCGCTAGTTGAGAATGATGAGTCTAGTTCTGATTTGGATGTGGGTGATGGTATTGAATTGGAGTGTAGTGTCTTGGAGAAGGAACCCTCTTCGTTGTTAGGTGAAAATGATAAGTCTAGTTCGGATTTGGTTGTGGGTGATGGTGTTGGATCAGAGGGTAATGGTAAAACAAGTAAGCAGTTGGGAAATGTCGCGTTTCGTGATCCTTTGGAAATTTATAAGGAACTTAGGAATGCTCAGAAGACTTATAAGCAGATCCGGGAGGAGTGGGATATGTTGAATGAGATATTTGCTTGTTTTTCGAGGTCGGGGTGGGCTTCTAATCAGGCTCTTGCTGTGTATATTGGTTCTGCGTTTTTCCCTACTGCAGCACAGAAGTTTCGCGGTTTTTTCCTTAAGAGGTGTCAAGACGATGTTGTTAAGTTCTTGGTTTCGTTGGGGCCGGGTCATGAGGCTGAGAGGTTTTTATTTCCTATTTTTGTTGAGTTTTGTTTGGATGAGTTTCCTAATGAGATTAAACTGTTTAAAGGCATGATTGAGTATGCGGACTTAACTAAACCTCACACTTGGTTTCCGTTTGCACGAGCTATGAAACGCAAGATTGTATACCATTGTGGGCCAACTAATAGTGGTAAAACATATAATGCTTTGCAAAGGTTTATGGAAGCAAATACAGGAATTTATTGTAGTCCTCTTAGGCTCTTAGCTATGGAAGTTTTTGATAAAGTCAATGCTGCAGGGGTTTATTGCAGTCTCCTAACTGGTCAAGAAAAGAAAAAGGTTCCATTTTCAAATCATGTTGCTTGTACAGTTGAAATGGCATCGACTGAGCAATTGTATGAGGTGGCTGTTATTGATGAAATTCAAATGTTGGCTGATTCCCATAGAGGTTATGCGTGGACAAGGGCCTTCCTTGGGTTGAAGGCGGATGAAATTCACCTATGTGGTGATCCGAGCGTGTTGAATATTGTTCGTAAGATTTGTAGTGAAACTGGTGATGAACTTGTTGAACAACGTTATGAGAGGTTCAAAAAGTTGGTGGTTGAAGCCAAGACCCTTCTAGGAGATCTCAGGAATGTGAGATCTGGAGACTGTGTTGTTGCATTTTCCAGAAGGGAGATATTTGAGGTGAAATTGGCAATTGAGAAGTACACAAAACACCGTTGCTGTGTTATTTATGGCGCATTGCCACCAGAGACTCGGAGAATGCAGGCCAACTTATTTAATGACCAAGATAATGAATATGACATCCTGGTTGCTAGTGATGCTGTTGGAATGGGTTTGAATCTTAATATTAGAAGGGTTGTCTTTTACACTCTTTCAAAATACAATGGTGACAAAGTCGTGCCTGTTGTAGCCTCTCAAGTTAAACAGATAGCTGGAAGAGCTGGTCGGAGAGGAAGTCTCTATCCAGATGGGTTGACAACAACTTTGCATCTTGATGATTTGGACTATTTGATAAGCTGCTTGCAAAAACCTTTTGACGTGGTTACCAAAATAGGtctttttcctttctttgagCAGGTTGAACTGTTTGCTGGGCAACTGCCAAAGATAACCTTCCCCAAACTACTTGAAAAATTTAGCGAATCTTGTCGAATGGATGGATCATACTTTTTGTGCAATCATACTAGCATAAAAAAAGTTGCTAATATGCTGGAGAAGGTTCAGGGAATCTCTCTCGAAGATCGTTTTAACTTTTGTTTTGCCCCAGTAAATATTCGAGATCCAAAAGCAATGTACCATCTTCTACGATATGCTTCATCATTTGCAAAAAACTTGCCTGTTGGCATAGCAATGGGCATGCCAAGATGCTCCGCTCGCAATGACACAGAGCTCTTGGATCTTGAGACTAAGCATCAAGTGTTGTCCATGTACTTATGGTTGTCGAATCATTTTAACGAGGAAACATTTCCATATGTAAAGAAGGCACAGGATATGGCAACCGATATTGCTGATTTACTAGGCCAATCTTTATTAAATGCCAACTGGAAACCAGAGACGAGGAATGCAGGGAAGCGAAAGCcgcaagaaaagaaagaaaacaaagATGGTTACGAGAGGCCAAGGTCATTGGTTATGTCAAAAGAAAA GAAAGGACATGAAATGAATTTGGAATCTCGGGAAAATATAGCTGCTTAG